AGTCATCGTTAGTTTCTGGCCAGCCACGGAGCTATTCATGTAATCACGGAATGTCTCGTTATTGTCGATTTTCTGATCGTCAATGATAGTCACGATATCACCGAATTTAAAACCGGCTTTTGCCGCCGGACCTTCGGGGTCGATATATTCTATGATCACGCCGTTTTCGCAGGTCTTCGTTGCGATACCCAAATATCCCGTTCTTTCGATCGCTTCACGTCGTTCAGGATTTATTCTCAGGCGGTCCCCTGATTCCATGACTGGCGGTGGTGCAATACCGCCAGCGATAATTAACTTAGACACTGACAAACAAACTATCGCTTTACTTAATGCTGTAAATAGTTTAGTCATTCTGCCTCCCGGTATGAATATAATTGAAAAAAATGCGCTGTCAATATTATGACTTATAAAGTTTGTCAATTGTTCAAGTATGGATGTGTTTAATTAAAATAAAACAGGAATGCAACTTGACTTAGTATATTAGTATATTGCTCGTTGAAAGGATTTTTCAGGCAGCCCTGAGTTCGGCGATCAATTCCTGGACGAGTTCCTTGACCGTGACGATCTTATTAACGCGATACGCGTTCTGTCCGCAGAAGATCAAGCCGTGCTCTACATCGCCAAAATAGGAATTTAGCAAAGCCAGGGCGATGCAGTACTGCGCGGATTCGACTTTGCACAAAGAAAGGCACCGGTAAGGACATTTGATCTTCAATTTTCCCTTGACTTCCAGGTCTTTTAAAAAGTTATTTCTGATCGCCCGGCCGGGCATGCCTACGGGACTTTTAATAATAACAATATCTTCTTTTTTGGCATCCAAATAAGCTTGTTTGAATTCCCGCGACACATCGCATTCTTCAGTACACACGAACCGGGTCGCCATCTGAACGCCCGAAGCGCCGAGAGAAAGCATCCGGGCGATATCTTTCCCGTCGTAAATACCGCCTCCGGTGATGACCGGTATTTTCTTTCCATACTTATCTTCGTAAATTTTGATGGTTTCCAGGACTTCCGGCAAGAGCTTTTCGAGAGAATATTCCTCAGGGTGTTCCAGTTGTTCTTCGGAGAAACCAAGATGCCCCCCGGCCAGAGGGCCTTCCAGGATCAATCCGTCCGCGGTTCTTTTATACCGCTTATCCCAGACTCGCAGGATCAATTCCGCGACCCGGGCCGAACTGACGATCGGCACAAGGTTGACACCGTGTTCATTTACTAATTCCGGAAGCTTCGTCGGGAGTCCGGCGCCATAAACGATCATCTTGATACCTTCGTCGACCGCGTCCTTGATCAGATCATCGACGTTGCTGAGCACGCCCATGAAATTCACCGCGAGGTGACCGTTGGTTTTGCTCTTTGCCTTGCGGATCTCGCGGATCAACGCTTCCCTGGACATTCTTTCATACTCATGCTTTGAAGCTTCGATGTCCCCGAGGCCAACGCTGGACAGCGTGCCAATGCATCCTTCGTTTGCCACGGCTGAAGAAAGCGAAGCAAGAGAAACCCTGACCCCCATGCCGCCCTGGACAATGGGGATATCAGCGATGATATTTCCGATAGTTAATTTTGGAATTTCCATTCGTGTGCCTGTATATAAATGTTATTATACAAAAATCGTCATAATTGTCAATATTTATTTATAACCAAAACTGCAAAATAACCCGGGTGCACGGGTTTCAACCAAGCGCTGGCATGAAGTAAAGAGGCGAGCAAATGAGCCCGCCTCTGACAATATTGTATTTTTGTATATTACTGATTATATTTATAACCCAACTGGTACGGTTATACCCAGTTGCGCGTATAACCTGTTTGACGTGGCTGGATCAGCGTCCTTAGTCCAATTGAACGGGTTGAGTCCAAATTCCAAATAAGCGTTGACGCCACCCAAAGCCATTTCGCCGCCCAATGCAGCTTTCAAGTCTATTTTCATGTAATCAAGCGGTGCATCCTCAAGGCCCATACCGAACCAGAGACCCATCGCAAGATACGGCTGGAATGCCATGGGCATGGGCAGCTTAATGAGCAGGTCTGAACCGGTGAACGTGCCAAACTTTATCGCCTTTCCGCCATCAGGCAGCGCCACGTTCAGTAGTTCGCCGCGCACGTCAAGGATCGGCAGGACCGGTACGCGCGCATCCGCCTTAATGGCAAAATACCTTCCGTCCTCAAGTACGTCTTCGTAAGCAACTCCCAATCCGAGCTTCAGGGCGTACAGCCCGCTCATCATCGACAGAGCTATTGCTATTGCGAATAGCTTTCTCATCAATTACCTCCTTGTTCTAGCGTATTATACATACAATTCACACTATGTCAAGGGGAAAATGTGTTCATAAATGAGGGGTTGAAGGGAGGACCTACGCTCCGCCCAACCGGGTCAAGGGTACGTTCG
This genomic interval from bacterium contains the following:
- a CDS encoding nitronate monooxygenase, producing the protein MEIPKLTIGNIIADIPIVQGGMGVRVSLASLSSAVANEGCIGTLSSVGLGDIEASKHEYERMSREALIREIRKAKSKTNGHLAVNFMGVLSNVDDLIKDAVDEGIKMIVYGAGLPTKLPELVNEHGVNLVPIVSSARVAELILRVWDKRYKRTADGLILEGPLAGGHLGFSEEQLEHPEEYSLEKLLPEVLETIKIYEDKYGKKIPVITGGGIYDGKDIARMLSLGASGVQMATRFVCTEECDVSREFKQAYLDAKKEDIVIIKSPVGMPGRAIRNNFLKDLEVKGKLKIKCPYRCLSLCKVESAQYCIALALLNSYFGDVEHGLIFCGQNAYRVNKIVTVKELVQELIAELRAA